The bacterium genome window below encodes:
- the rlmD gene encoding 23S rRNA (uracil(1939)-C(5))-methyltransferase RlmD — translation MTASTDRKRPPVKKGEEIALAIDRLAYGGRGVGRLDGFVVFVPGTVPGDRVRARPWRIKPGYAEADLTAVVAPSAQRTAPPCPHFGPCGGCVWQHVAYDTQAAAKEAIVRDSLAHIAGVRGVPVRPIVAMRDPWRYRNKMEFTFHPDGVLGLHRRGAFDRIAPIDACLLQSDTANAILSAARAFAETAGLSRYDPRDRTGLLRQLVIREAVATGEIMVAVVTTSPEVPQLRGLADRLVAAEPRIASVLHGVNAGPSDGVPLSGVAVLAGRAYIVEALRGLRFRIGLETFFQTNTAQAERLAEVVEEFAALRGGETVYDLYCGVGTFSLPLAGRAARVHGIEVVPSAVEAARDNAALNGIDNVEFSSGDVRKALPELRRRGGAPDLLILDPPRSGAGGRVVRRILETGAPRVVYVSCNPTTLAPDLKDLLAGGYAVRAAQPLDLFPQTYHVECVVLLERTS, via the coding sequence ATGACGGCCTCGACCGACCGGAAACGTCCCCCCGTCAAGAAGGGCGAGGAGATCGCCCTCGCGATCGACCGCCTCGCGTACGGCGGCCGGGGTGTCGGACGCCTGGACGGGTTCGTCGTGTTCGTCCCCGGTACCGTGCCCGGAGACCGGGTGCGCGCGCGGCCGTGGCGGATCAAACCCGGCTACGCCGAGGCCGACCTCACGGCCGTCGTGGCGCCGTCGGCACAGCGGACCGCCCCGCCCTGCCCGCACTTCGGCCCCTGCGGAGGCTGCGTCTGGCAGCACGTCGCGTACGACACGCAGGCGGCCGCCAAGGAGGCGATCGTCCGCGACAGCCTGGCCCACATCGCCGGGGTCCGCGGCGTCCCCGTGCGGCCGATCGTCGCGATGCGCGATCCGTGGCGCTACCGGAACAAGATGGAGTTCACATTCCATCCCGACGGCGTGCTCGGCCTGCACCGGCGCGGCGCGTTCGATCGCATCGCGCCGATCGACGCGTGCCTGCTCCAGTCTGACACCGCGAACGCCATCCTGTCGGCCGCGCGAGCGTTCGCCGAGACCGCCGGGCTGTCGCGCTACGATCCGCGCGACCGCACGGGCCTGCTGCGACAACTCGTGATCCGGGAGGCCGTGGCGACCGGTGAGATCATGGTCGCGGTCGTCACGACGTCCCCCGAAGTCCCTCAACTGCGGGGGCTAGCCGACCGTCTTGTCGCCGCGGAGCCGCGGATCGCGAGCGTCCTCCACGGCGTGAACGCCGGCCCGTCCGACGGCGTGCCGCTGTCGGGCGTCGCCGTACTCGCGGGCCGGGCGTACATCGTCGAGGCGCTGCGCGGCCTGCGATTCCGTATCGGACTCGAGACGTTCTTCCAGACCAACACGGCGCAGGCCGAGCGACTCGCAGAGGTGGTCGAGGAGTTCGCCGCCCTGCGGGGCGGGGAAACGGTCTACGATCTGTACTGCGGCGTGGGCACGTTCTCACTGCCGCTCGCCGGGCGTGCCGCGCGCGTGCACGGCATCGAGGTCGTGCCCTCCGCGGTCGAGGCCGCACGGGACAATGCGGCGCTCAACGGGATCGACAACGTCGAGTTCTCGAGCGGGGACGTGCGCAAGGCGCTCCCGGAGCTCCGGCGGCGCGGCGGTGCACCGGACCTGTTGATCCTGGACCCTCCGCGGAGCGGCGCGGGCGGCCGCGTGGTGCGGCGCATCTTGGAGACCGGCGCGCCCCGGGTCGTCTACGTGTCGTGCAACCCAACGACGCTGGCGCCCGACCTCAAGGACCTGCTCGCCGGCGGCTACGCCGTGCGCGCCGCGCAACCCCTCGACCTCTTTCCACAAACGTACCACGTGGAGTGTGTCGTCCTGCTGGAGCGGACGTCGTAA
- a CDS encoding 4Fe-4S dicluster-binding protein — MGRAVSVEIVYRGIFQKTLAKNISRGVVLAARRDGKIGIAFGRYGDSPERNGVPAKNFAIVAPDQDELELSMAQYEPRETDVTIAVDDMLCKGVESWAWYGLQPINEKVRENGVLVVTSTLPADEIIKFCHQKPFPYRLAVIPAVPSFSGLWVYKNDHTDVRILGALAKVCPDLVSLDAMLKAVKEEWKDDLKVTSARRAYEQTEIRIVRPDEGNPEVPYRFDLPGWTTMREGVTVDAMPLGEAMTVGDQVGGYRPARNPYFKKFSTRTMRPVVDFDKCVKCTLCWLQCPDACFDVTPEQTYDLNAEACCGCGVCAAVCPVDACITMVNEAAFTDHKSQWERYKTDQKAYAAWVHQLTATQPERSHGFRYRGQYQEQVAKLRAGSGGEGGGE, encoded by the coding sequence ATGGGACGCGCTGTCTCGGTAGAGATCGTCTACCGAGGGATTTTCCAGAAAACGCTGGCGAAGAACATCAGTCGGGGCGTCGTACTGGCCGCGCGGAGAGACGGCAAGATCGGCATCGCGTTCGGACGATACGGCGACTCCCCGGAGCGCAACGGGGTGCCGGCCAAGAACTTCGCGATCGTCGCGCCCGATCAGGACGAGCTCGAGCTGAGCATGGCGCAGTACGAGCCGCGCGAGACCGACGTGACGATCGCCGTCGACGATATGCTCTGCAAAGGCGTGGAGTCCTGGGCATGGTACGGCCTCCAGCCCATCAACGAGAAGGTCCGCGAGAACGGCGTGCTGGTCGTGACATCGACGCTCCCCGCCGACGAAATCATCAAGTTCTGCCACCAGAAGCCATTCCCGTACCGCCTCGCCGTGATCCCCGCGGTGCCCAGTTTTTCCGGCCTGTGGGTCTACAAGAACGACCACACCGACGTCCGGATCCTCGGCGCGCTCGCGAAGGTCTGCCCCGACCTGGTGAGCCTGGACGCGATGCTCAAGGCGGTTAAGGAAGAGTGGAAGGACGATCTGAAGGTCACCTCCGCCCGCCGCGCGTACGAGCAGACAGAGATCCGTATCGTCCGTCCCGACGAGGGGAACCCAGAGGTGCCCTACCGGTTCGACCTGCCGGGCTGGACGACGATGCGCGAGGGCGTGACCGTCGACGCGATGCCGCTCGGTGAGGCGATGACGGTCGGCGATCAGGTCGGCGGCTACCGGCCTGCACGAAACCCGTACTTCAAGAAGTTCTCCACCCGTACGATGCGGCCGGTGGTCGACTTCGATAAGTGCGTGAAGTGCACGCTGTGCTGGCTCCAGTGCCCCGACGCGTGTTTCGACGTCACCCCCGAGCAGACATACGACCTGAACGCGGAGGCCTGCTGCGGGTGCGGGGTCTGCGCGGCGGTGTGCCCCGTGGATGCGTGCATCACGATGGTGAACGAGGCCGCGTTCACCGACCACAAGAGCCAGTGGGAGCGGTACAAGACGGACCAGAAGGCGTACGCGGCCTGGGTGCATCAGCTGACCGCGACCCAGCCCGAGCGCTCGCACGGGTTTCGGTACCGCGGTCAGTACCAGGAGCAGGTCGCCAAGCTGCGCGCCGGGTCCGGCGGCGAAGGGGGTGGCGAGTAA
- a CDS encoding DMT family transporter → MGSRPLTAPSEHRVRGLAAAAAAATGVLVGSGIVATRVVVDEAGPASLAFLRYLIAVSCLLPFALASAARMRFDRRDLLPIALLGITQFGVLIALLNYSLRFIPSARAALIFATMPLLTMLLAAVLGRERLTGAKAAGVLLTIAGVGFALGEKALERGAGPGAWTGELAAFASAASGAICSVLYRPYLRKYPTLPVSAFAMLAAVAFLALLAAGEGFFHGPPRFTTDGWLAIAFIGANSAVGYYLWLWALGHADPTRVTVFLALGPVTAAALGEWILGEPVSSLLGAGLVCVAVGLALSTGSLRRAAAASAGS, encoded by the coding sequence ATGGGATCTAGACCTCTGACCGCACCCTCGGAGCATCGGGTCCGCGGCCTCGCCGCGGCCGCGGCGGCGGCCACGGGCGTCCTGGTGGGCTCGGGGATCGTCGCCACGCGCGTCGTCGTCGACGAGGCCGGCCCGGCGTCCCTCGCGTTTCTCCGGTACCTCATCGCCGTCTCGTGCCTGCTCCCGTTCGCGCTCGCGTCGGCGGCACGCATGCGGTTCGACCGGCGCGACCTCTTGCCGATCGCCCTGCTCGGCATCACACAGTTCGGCGTCTTGATCGCGCTGCTGAACTACTCCCTGCGGTTCATCCCGTCGGCGCGGGCGGCGCTGATCTTCGCCACGATGCCGCTGCTGACGATGCTCCTCGCCGCGGTGCTCGGCCGCGAGCGTCTCACGGGCGCGAAGGCCGCGGGGGTGCTCCTCACCATCGCCGGCGTCGGTTTCGCGCTTGGCGAGAAGGCGTTGGAGCGCGGCGCGGGGCCCGGTGCCTGGACCGGCGAGCTGGCGGCGTTCGCCAGCGCGGCGAGCGGCGCGATCTGCAGCGTGTTGTACCGGCCGTATCTCAGAAAGTATCCGACGCTGCCGGTGAGCGCTTTTGCCATGCTTGCCGCCGTCGCCTTCCTCGCCCTCCTGGCCGCCGGCGAGGGCTTCTTCCACGGCCCGCCCCGGTTCACCACGGATGGCTGGCTCGCGATCGCCTTCATCGGCGCGAACAGCGCTGTCGGGTACTACCTGTGGCTGTGGGCGCTCGGGCACGCGGATCCGACGCGGGTCACCGTGTTCCTGGCGCTCGGCCCGGTGACGGCGGCCGCACTCGGCGAGTGGATCCTCGGGGAGCCGGTATCGAGCCTGCTCGGCGCCGGGCTCGTGTGCGTGGCGGTCGGACTCGCGCTGTCTACCGGGAGCCTGCGGCGCGCCGCGGCGGCAAGCGCGGGCTCATAG
- a CDS encoding FadR/GntR family transcriptional regulator, whose translation MARPVREDLAPVRKTKVYAEIAAQIHRLIAEGRLKPGDRLPPERDLAEVFGVSRTSVRDAIRVLEVRGLVEPRHGEGTVVRQIPIDAIVSPLADALTASKDLTADLFDMRKMLEPPLARAAAFRATADDVRALEEIVARHAARVRAGEIAIDEDNAFHYRVATAAKNRVVLRTVDILMDLLRESRVRSLEGPGRAEKSLQGHRRILAAIRRRDPDGAADAMRAHIEEIETILFPAGGSAEAPAQGGVPWDALSR comes from the coding sequence ATGGCGCGACCCGTTCGGGAGGACCTCGCGCCCGTCCGCAAGACGAAAGTCTACGCGGAGATCGCGGCCCAGATCCACCGGCTGATCGCGGAGGGTCGCCTAAAGCCCGGCGACCGCCTTCCCCCCGAGCGTGATCTCGCCGAGGTGTTTGGCGTGAGCCGCACCTCGGTCCGCGACGCGATCCGCGTGCTCGAGGTGCGCGGCCTGGTGGAGCCACGACACGGGGAAGGGACGGTCGTCCGGCAGATCCCTATTGACGCGATCGTCAGCCCGCTCGCGGACGCGTTGACCGCGTCCAAGGATCTCACCGCCGACCTCTTCGACATGCGCAAGATGCTTGAACCGCCACTCGCCCGGGCGGCGGCGTTTCGCGCGACCGCGGACGACGTCCGGGCGCTCGAGGAGATCGTCGCCAGACACGCGGCGCGCGTGCGGGCCGGCGAGATCGCGATCGACGAGGACAACGCGTTCCACTACCGCGTCGCGACCGCGGCCAAGAATCGGGTCGTGCTGCGCACCGTGGATATCCTCATGGACTTGCTGCGCGAGAGCCGGGTCCGGTCGCTCGAGGGGCCGGGCCGCGCGGAGAAGTCGCTCCAGGGACACCGCCGCATCCTTGCCGCGATCCGGCGGCGGGATCCGGATGGCGCGGCGGACGCCATGCGCGCGCACATCGAGGAGATCGAGACGATTCTGTTCCCGGCCGGGGGATCCGCGGAAGCCCCCGCGCAAGGAGGTGTGCCATGGGACGCGCTGTCTCGGTAG
- a CDS encoding pyruvate ferredoxin oxidoreductase, whose amino-acid sequence MDADAAVARPAEVEQEALISGSEAVAVATKLVDVDVLTAYPIRPYDTLMQYVAKQIADGEQDAEYIVAESEHSQFEIAKHASAVGARALCGSSGVGWCYAFEAIAVTPALRLPLIAMVGNRALDDPGAFGTEHNDALAARDLGWLHVWVDTAQEALDTTLMAYRVAEDRRVYLPVAISTDGAFLTHSQSLVKVPPRSWVDKFLPPYNRGNMVFHPDNPITIAPQVNEDWLMEIRRQTDEAMRHAHGVIEEAWKEFRAIFGRGTGSPFFEEYYTDDAEIVLVGMGTLSMPVRVVVRKLREQGQKVGFVRVRWFRPFDHDGLGALLSRFRAVGVIDRDFSMGSPFHSGVLANEIRATLYAQDRRPPVVGFIGGLGGREVTIPNVREMFELTRKAAETGMSPRTTTWIGVRS is encoded by the coding sequence ATGGACGCAGACGCCGCGGTCGCGCGGCCCGCCGAAGTGGAGCAGGAGGCGCTGATCAGCGGCAGCGAGGCGGTGGCGGTGGCCACCAAGCTCGTCGACGTCGACGTGCTGACGGCGTACCCGATCCGGCCGTACGACACGCTGATGCAGTACGTCGCGAAGCAGATCGCCGACGGCGAGCAGGACGCCGAGTACATCGTCGCCGAGAGCGAGCACAGCCAGTTCGAGATCGCCAAGCACGCGTCGGCGGTGGGGGCGCGGGCGCTGTGCGGCAGCAGCGGGGTCGGTTGGTGCTACGCGTTCGAGGCGATCGCGGTCACGCCAGCGCTGCGGCTGCCGTTGATCGCCATGGTGGGGAACCGCGCGCTCGACGATCCGGGCGCGTTCGGGACGGAACACAACGACGCGCTTGCGGCGCGCGACCTCGGTTGGCTGCACGTGTGGGTGGATACCGCCCAGGAGGCTCTCGACACGACGCTCATGGCGTACCGTGTCGCGGAAGACCGGCGCGTGTACCTGCCGGTAGCGATCAGCACCGACGGTGCGTTCCTGACCCACTCCCAATCGCTCGTAAAGGTCCCCCCGCGGTCGTGGGTGGACAAGTTCCTTCCGCCGTACAATCGCGGCAACATGGTTTTCCACCCCGACAATCCGATCACGATCGCGCCGCAGGTGAACGAGGACTGGCTGATGGAGATCCGGCGCCAGACCGACGAGGCGATGCGCCACGCCCACGGTGTGATCGAGGAGGCGTGGAAGGAGTTCCGCGCGATCTTCGGCCGCGGCACAGGCAGCCCGTTCTTTGAGGAGTACTACACGGACGACGCGGAGATCGTGCTCGTCGGCATGGGCACGCTCTCGATGCCCGTGCGCGTCGTGGTGCGTAAGCTCCGGGAACAGGGGCAGAAGGTCGGGTTCGTGCGGGTACGGTGGTTCCGACCCTTCGACCACGACGGGCTCGGTGCGCTGCTCTCCCGCTTTCGGGCCGTCGGCGTCATCGACCGGGACTTCTCGATGGGGTCGCCGTTCCACAGCGGTGTGCTCGCGAACGAGATCCGCGCGACGCTGTACGCGCAAGACCGGCGTCCCCCCGTCGTGGGTTTCATCGGCGGCCTCGGCGGGCGCGAGGTGACGATTCCGAACGTGCGGGAGATGTTCGAGTTGACACGCAAGGCGGCCGAGACCGGGATGTCCCCACGAACCACCACCTGGATCGGTGTCCGCTCATAG
- the paaI gene encoding hydroxyphenylacetyl-CoA thioesterase PaaI: MAERPTPQSIAEAARDAMWARDRASQALGMQVLEIGPGRATLRMTVRPEMCNGHLVCHGGMIFSLADSAFAFACNSHNRVTVANNCVITFISPAREGDVLTAEAVERSRGGRSGTCDATVTNQDDQVIALFRGHSTQIKGELVPGLTADDRSARAD, encoded by the coding sequence ATGGCCGAGAGACCAACACCGCAATCGATCGCCGAAGCCGCCCGCGACGCGATGTGGGCACGGGATCGCGCGAGTCAGGCGCTCGGCATGCAGGTACTCGAGATCGGTCCGGGCCGGGCGACGCTGCGCATGACCGTGCGCCCCGAGATGTGCAACGGGCACCTCGTGTGTCACGGCGGCATGATTTTCTCGCTGGCCGATTCCGCGTTCGCATTTGCCTGCAACTCGCACAACAGGGTGACGGTCGCGAACAACTGCGTCATCACCTTCATCTCGCCCGCGCGCGAGGGGGATGTGCTCACCGCGGAGGCGGTCGAGCGATCCCGCGGCGGACGATCGGGAACGTGCGACGCGACGGTGACGAACCAGGACGATCAGGTGATCGCGTTGTTCCGCGGGCATTCGACCCAGATCAAGGGCGAACTTGTGCCGGGCCTGACCGCAGACGACCGCTCCGCGCGCGCGGACTAA
- a CDS encoding IS1595 family transposase — protein MEFEQQFPNDAACLDYLVQTLYPNGIFCPKCQKVTKHHRNAKRPSYSCQYCGHHEHPMVGTIFQDSATSLKLWMYAIYLMSSTRCGISAKQLERELGVTYKTAWRMFNKIRSLMTQDPSPLFGRVEMDETYFGPRGSRGGRPAPGGSKVPVLGMAQRKWWLYPGRVAATVVPDISRDTLRPHFRARILPKAIVYTDELPVYNKLRDMGFRDSRIHHSQKVYARGDVHTNTVEGFWALLKNGISGVYHGVSTKHLQAYLDEYAFRYNNRTDPKGVFNVLLGRVRKAVS, from the coding sequence ATGGAGTTTGAACAGCAATTCCCAAATGACGCGGCGTGTCTGGACTACTTGGTGCAGACCTTGTACCCGAACGGGATCTTTTGCCCGAAGTGTCAGAAGGTCACGAAGCATCATCGGAACGCCAAGCGCCCGTCGTACTCGTGCCAGTATTGCGGCCACCATGAACACCCAATGGTGGGAACGATCTTTCAGGATTCCGCGACCTCGTTGAAACTGTGGATGTACGCCATCTATCTCATGTCTAGCACACGATGCGGGATCTCCGCGAAGCAGCTGGAACGCGAATTGGGCGTGACCTATAAGACAGCATGGAGAATGTTCAACAAGATCCGGTCGCTCATGACGCAGGATCCGTCGCCTCTGTTCGGACGCGTCGAGATGGACGAAACCTATTTCGGACCGCGTGGTTCGCGTGGTGGGCGTCCTGCGCCGGGAGGATCCAAGGTCCCAGTTCTCGGAATGGCGCAGCGGAAGTGGTGGCTGTATCCCGGACGCGTTGCGGCCACAGTCGTTCCCGATATTAGTCGGGACACGCTCCGGCCCCACTTCCGAGCACGGATTCTGCCGAAGGCCATCGTGTACACGGACGAATTGCCCGTCTACAACAAACTCCGCGACATGGGATTCCGTGACTCGCGGATTCACCACTCGCAGAAGGTCTACGCACGCGGGGACGTGCACACGAACACTGTAGAAGGCTTCTGGGCTTTGCTTAAGAACGGGATTAGCGGGGTCTATCACGGCGTCTCGACCAAGCATCTACAAGCCTACTTGGACGAATACGCGTTCCGCTACAACAACCGGACGGACCCGAAGGGCGTCTTTAACGTGCTGCTCGGTCGGGTGAGGAAGGCCGTTTCTTGA
- a CDS encoding helix-turn-helix domain-containing GNAT family N-acetyltransferase has translation MDDSEFDARVRAVRRFNRFYTQKIGVVGRYLKSPFSLAEVRVLYELAHRDGLTATQLGRELGLDLGYLSRILRGFERRHLITREPSESDGRQSFVSLTAEGRHAFAPLDARSRDEIGELLAPLDESAQARLVEAMHTVEALLGASSELPAPYILRPHQPGDMGWVIHRHGVLYAQEYGWDEQFEALVAEIAAKFIQHFDPKRERCWIAERDGEIVGSVFVVRESDEVARLRLMLVEPSARGLGLGSRLVQECIGFAKRAGYRKMTLWTNSVLLAARRIYERAGFRVVREELHHSFGHDLVGETWDLDL, from the coding sequence ATGGACGACAGCGAGTTCGACGCCCGCGTCCGCGCGGTACGACGCTTCAACCGATTCTACACCCAGAAAATCGGCGTTGTCGGCAGGTATCTCAAGAGCCCGTTCTCGTTGGCCGAAGTGCGCGTGCTCTACGAGCTGGCGCACCGCGACGGCCTGACCGCGACGCAGCTGGGGCGAGAGCTCGGGCTCGATCTCGGGTATCTCAGCCGCATCCTCCGGGGGTTCGAGCGGCGCCACCTCATCACGCGGGAACCGTCCGAGTCCGACGGTCGGCAAAGTTTCGTCTCGTTGACGGCCGAGGGACGTCACGCGTTTGCGCCGCTCGACGCGCGGTCTCGCGACGAAATCGGCGAGCTCCTCGCCCCTCTCGACGAGAGCGCGCAGGCGCGCCTGGTCGAAGCGATGCACACCGTCGAGGCCCTACTCGGCGCGTCCTCGGAGTTGCCGGCGCCGTACATCCTGAGACCGCACCAGCCCGGTGACATGGGGTGGGTCATCCACCGGCACGGCGTCTTGTACGCGCAGGAGTATGGATGGGACGAGCAATTCGAGGCGCTGGTCGCGGAGATCGCCGCCAAGTTCATCCAGCACTTCGATCCGAAGCGGGAGCGGTGCTGGATCGCCGAGCGGGACGGCGAAATCGTGGGCTCGGTCTTTGTCGTCCGGGAGTCGGATGAGGTCGCCCGGCTCCGATTGATGCTCGTCGAGCCCTCGGCGCGCGGTCTTGGCCTCGGAAGCCGCCTGGTCCAGGAATGCATTGGCTTCGCCAAGCGGGCCGGGTACCGGAAGATGACGCTGTGGACGAACAGTGTGTTGCTCGCCGCGCGGCGTATCTACGAGCGGGCCGGTTTCCGGGTCGTACGTGAGGAACTCCATCACAGCTTCGGGCACGACCTCGTCGGAGAGACATGGGATCTAGACCTCTGA